Proteins encoded by one window of Halomonas chromatireducens:
- the yihA gene encoding ribosome biogenesis GTP-binding protein YihA/YsxC, protein MAQFNYQTARFMTSAPTLAHCPPDEGAEVAFAGRSNAGKSSAINTLTRQKALARTSRTPGRTQLINLFSLGDDTTRRLVDLPGYGYAKVPEEVKREWQRHLAEYLRARQSLKGVVLVMDVRHPLTEFDQTLLGWADEQEMPVHILLTKSDKLKSGAAKSALQQVRTRLREWDDLVSIQLFSSLKREGVDEASRRLDGWLAGPE, encoded by the coding sequence ATGGCCCAATTCAATTACCAGACTGCGCGCTTCATGACCAGTGCGCCGACCCTCGCCCATTGCCCGCCCGACGAAGGGGCAGAGGTCGCCTTTGCCGGCCGCTCCAATGCGGGAAAATCCAGCGCCATCAACACCCTGACGCGGCAGAAGGCCCTGGCGAGGACCTCGCGCACCCCGGGGCGCACGCAGCTGATCAACCTCTTCTCGCTGGGCGACGACACCACGCGACGGCTGGTCGACCTGCCCGGCTATGGCTATGCCAAGGTGCCCGAGGAGGTCAAGCGCGAGTGGCAGCGCCACCTGGCGGAGTACCTGCGCGCGCGCCAGTCGCTGAAGGGCGTGGTGCTGGTCATGGACGTTCGCCATCCGCTCACCGAGTTCGACCAGACCCTGCTGGGCTGGGCCGATGAACAGGAGATGCCGGTTCATATCCTGCTGACCAAGTCGGACAAGCTGAAGTCCGGTGCCGCCAAGAGCGCGCTTCAGCAGGTGCGAACCCGCCTGCGCGAGTGGGATGACCTGGTCAGCATCCAGCTCTTCTCTTCGCTCAAGCGCGAAGGCGTCGACGAGGCCAGCCGGCGCCTCGACGGCTGGTTGGCCGGTCCCGAGTAG
- a CDS encoding c-type cytochrome: MRKLLASLAFTIGAVGAAHADLEADADAAAGRELAQTCAACHGESGISPASSFPHLAGQQMTYTAKQIMDIRDGERLVPEMIGQVDDFSDQDAWDVAAFYAEQDANIGQADPDELLIARGQELYRAGDMSKGIPSCAACHGPAGEGIHTAIYPALSGQFAEYTIATLQDFASGERTNDPSNMMSDIAAKMSDDDMAAVANYILGLH; encoded by the coding sequence ATGAGAAAGTTACTGGCAAGCCTGGCATTTACCATCGGCGCCGTTGGCGCCGCCCACGCGGACCTGGAAGCGGATGCCGACGCGGCAGCCGGACGCGAACTGGCGCAGACCTGCGCCGCCTGTCATGGAGAAAGCGGCATCAGCCCCGCCAGCTCCTTCCCGCATCTGGCGGGTCAGCAGATGACCTACACGGCCAAGCAGATCATGGATATCCGTGACGGCGAACGGCTGGTCCCTGAAATGATCGGCCAAGTCGATGACTTCTCCGACCAGGACGCCTGGGACGTGGCCGCCTTCTATGCGGAGCAGGATGCCAACATCGGCCAGGCCGACCCCGATGAGCTGCTGATCGCCCGCGGCCAGGAACTCTACCGCGCCGGCGACATGTCCAAGGGCATCCCCTCCTGTGCAGCCTGTCACGGTCCTGCCGGCGAAGGCATTCATACTGCCATCTACCCGGCCCTTTCCGGCCAGTTCGCCGAGTACACCATTGCCACCCTGCAGGACTTCGCCTCGGGTGAGCGGACAAATGACCCCAGCAACATGATGAGCGATATCGCCGCCAAGATGAGCGACGATGACATGGCAGCCGTGGCCAACTACATCCTCGGCCTGCACTGA
- the thiD gene encoding bifunctional hydroxymethylpyrimidine kinase/phosphomethylpyrimidine kinase codes for MTSNRSIPNVLTIAGSDPSGGAGIQADLKTFSALGAYGTSVVTALTAQNTRGVRGVHPVPEDFIRLQLDTLLDDVAIDAVKIGMVASREVAETIRDALEARRPRWIVLDPVMVAKSGDVLVEDVGIAAVREVLVPLADLMTPNLPEAAVLLGCDTPLARADMEAMAPQLEALGSGAVLLKGGHLQGESCPDLLITPGERRWLEGTRIATSNLHGTGCSLSSAIAARLALGDPLSQAVASAKQWLETALTESTRLDVGHGHGPVHHFHRWW; via the coding sequence ATGACCTCGAATCGCTCCATTCCCAATGTGTTGACCATCGCCGGCTCCGATCCCAGCGGCGGCGCCGGGATCCAGGCCGACCTCAAGACCTTCTCCGCGCTGGGCGCCTATGGTACCAGCGTCGTCACCGCCCTGACCGCTCAGAACACTCGCGGCGTCCGCGGCGTGCACCCGGTGCCCGAGGATTTCATCCGCCTGCAGCTCGACACGCTGCTCGACGATGTGGCCATCGATGCGGTCAAGATCGGCATGGTCGCCTCCCGCGAGGTGGCCGAAACCATCCGAGATGCGCTCGAAGCCAGGCGTCCCCGCTGGATCGTGCTCGATCCGGTGATGGTCGCCAAGAGCGGCGATGTCCTGGTCGAGGACGTGGGCATCGCCGCCGTACGCGAGGTGCTGGTACCGCTGGCCGACCTGATGACGCCCAACCTGCCGGAAGCCGCAGTGCTGTTGGGCTGCGACACCCCCCTGGCTCGCGCCGACATGGAAGCCATGGCTCCTCAGCTTGAGGCTCTGGGTTCCGGGGCCGTCCTGCTCAAGGGGGGCCACCTGCAGGGCGAGAGCTGCCCCGACCTGCTGATAACCCCTGGCGAACGCCGGTGGCTGGAGGGAACCCGCATCGCGACCTCGAACCTGCACGGCACCGGCTGTTCGCTGTCGTCGGCCATCGCGGCCCGCCTGGCCCTGGGCGATCCGCTGTCCCAGGCCGTGGCCAGTGCCAAGCAGTGGCTGGAAACGGCGCTGACCGAGAGCACGCGGCTTGATGTGGGTCATGGACACGGCCCGGTGCATCACTTTCACCGCTGGTGGTAG
- a CDS encoding YqaA family protein: MLSLFVVALVSATLLPGGSEVWLARLWCLGEPVMMLWLVATSGNTLGSLINVWMGRYARRFQDRRWFPASPRGLARAERWYHRFGEWSLLISWAPVIGDPLTVLAGVFRLPWWRAILLITLAKGARYAVVLYLAQAWLAPLCQ, from the coding sequence ATGCTGAGTCTGTTCGTGGTGGCGCTGGTCAGTGCCACCCTGCTGCCGGGTGGCTCCGAGGTGTGGCTGGCCCGGCTCTGGTGCCTGGGCGAGCCAGTGATGATGCTGTGGCTGGTGGCCACCTCCGGCAATACCCTGGGCAGCCTGATCAACGTCTGGATGGGGCGCTATGCCCGCCGTTTCCAGGACCGGCGCTGGTTTCCCGCCTCGCCCCGGGGGCTGGCCCGGGCCGAGCGCTGGTATCACCGTTTTGGTGAGTGGAGCCTGCTGATCTCCTGGGCGCCGGTGATCGGCGACCCGCTCACCGTACTGGCCGGCGTCTTCCGGCTGCCCTGGTGGCGGGCCATCCTGCTGATCACCCTGGCCAAGGGAGCCCGCTATGCCGTGGTTCTTTACCTGGCGCAGGCCTGGTTGGCGCCGCTCTGTCAGTAA
- a CDS encoding TRAP transporter small permease subunit has translation MPTANRDPVLLAWLDGFTEVVGRFIAWLVIIMMLVQFAIVVMRYVIGIHSVVMQESVMYMHAMVFMLGAAWTLRHDGHVRVDIFYRKLSDRGRAWIDLLGTLFLLFPVVLFIGIGSYGYVRSSWAILERSPDAGIPGVYLLKSLILVMMALLFIQGVAQVIRQVLILRGKAPGNTPDHGEVL, from the coding sequence ATGCCAACCGCGAACCGTGACCCGGTCCTGCTCGCATGGCTCGACGGCTTTACCGAGGTCGTGGGCCGCTTTATCGCCTGGCTGGTGATCATCATGATGCTGGTGCAATTCGCCATCGTGGTGATGCGCTACGTCATCGGCATTCACAGCGTCGTGATGCAGGAGTCGGTCATGTACATGCATGCCATGGTATTCATGCTGGGTGCCGCCTGGACCCTGCGCCACGATGGCCATGTGCGTGTCGACATCTTCTATCGCAAGCTGTCCGACCGTGGCCGCGCCTGGATCGACCTGCTGGGAACGCTGTTCCTGCTGTTCCCGGTGGTGCTTTTTATCGGCATTGGCAGTTATGGCTATGTCAGGAGCAGCTGGGCCATTCTCGAGCGCTCGCCTGACGCTGGTATACCCGGGGTCTACCTGCTCAAGTCGCTGATCCTGGTGATGATGGCCCTGCTGTTCATTCAGGGCGTTGCCCAGGTGATCCGTCAGGTGCTGATTCTGCGCGGCAAGGCGCCGGGCAATACCCCCGACCACGGGGAGGTGCTCTGA
- a CDS encoding universal stress protein encodes MTQTLLFACDLSEENRAAYARAIRLAHEGGARLDVIHVLDPYLPRRVLHDLEEAVVADMQAMLTDIREDYALPEPRTLLQTVAGATYAEIIREAHDREVDMIVLGAHRKRGQPDLVAGTTLARVLRSAPCPVLSVSQPANRDWQDILVPVDFSLGSRHVLRETLKRFPEARLTLLHAWDIPGERELGSDKEYARWRDREVERLRYQLERETEELMRELDSVPDLELVLEQGDPLEVLLTRLRRQPPDLLALGSRGQLGRHSHITEALLSEPHCDIMLCRAW; translated from the coding sequence ATGACCCAGACGCTGCTGTTTGCCTGCGACCTCTCGGAAGAGAACCGCGCCGCCTACGCACGAGCCATTCGTCTGGCCCATGAAGGTGGCGCACGCCTCGATGTGATTCATGTGCTGGACCCCTACCTGCCACGCCGGGTTCTTCACGACCTGGAGGAAGCGGTGGTGGCCGACATGCAGGCCATGCTGACGGATATCCGCGAGGACTACGCCCTGCCCGAACCACGCACCCTGCTGCAGACGGTGGCCGGGGCCACCTATGCCGAGATCATCCGCGAAGCCCATGACCGTGAAGTGGACATGATCGTACTCGGTGCCCACCGCAAGCGCGGCCAGCCCGACCTGGTCGCCGGCACCACCCTGGCAAGAGTGCTGCGCAGCGCCCCCTGCCCGGTGCTCTCGGTCAGCCAGCCTGCCAACCGCGACTGGCAGGATATCCTCGTCCCGGTGGACTTCTCCCTGGGCAGCCGCCATGTCCTGCGCGAAACACTCAAGCGCTTTCCGGAGGCGCGCCTGACGCTGCTCCACGCCTGGGACATCCCCGGCGAGCGGGAGCTGGGCTCCGACAAGGAGTATGCCCGCTGGCGCGACCGGGAGGTGGAGCGCCTGCGCTACCAGCTGGAACGTGAAACCGAAGAGCTGATGAGAGAGCTCGACAGCGTACCGGACCTGGAGCTGGTGCTGGAGCAGGGTGATCCCCTGGAGGTGCTGCTGACCCGGCTGCGCCGCCAGCCGCCGGACCTGCTGGCGCTGGGCAGCCGTGGCCAGCTCGGCCGCCATAGTCATATCACCGAGGCGCTGCTCTCGGAGCCGCATTGCGACATCATGTTGTGCCGCGCCTGGTAG
- a CDS encoding thiol:disulfide interchange protein DsbA/DsbL: MSQSTRFIQTTLMALAGLGLSTLASAATLVEGQHYEVLPERVETRVADDQIEVTEAFWYGCPHCYNLQSSVEAWYETLGEDVSIVHLPATMGGDWNTHAAVFYAAEELGIREEAHADIFDAIHQNGQQLTDPDSIAAFFSGYGVSEDDARQALNAFSVKSRVNQAHARMRAMRLMGVPALVVDGRYLVTPSSAGSLDNMPQIADALVERVRQEREE, encoded by the coding sequence ATGTCCCAGTCTACCCGCTTCATCCAGACCACACTGATGGCCCTGGCCGGCCTCGGCCTGTCGACGCTGGCTTCAGCCGCCACCCTGGTGGAAGGCCAGCACTACGAGGTGCTGCCCGAGCGCGTCGAGACCCGTGTCGCCGACGACCAGATCGAGGTCACCGAAGCGTTCTGGTACGGCTGCCCTCACTGCTACAACCTGCAGAGCTCCGTCGAAGCCTGGTACGAGACGCTTGGCGAAGACGTCAGTATCGTCCACTTGCCGGCCACCATGGGGGGCGACTGGAATACCCATGCGGCGGTCTTCTATGCCGCCGAGGAGCTGGGTATTCGCGAAGAGGCGCATGCCGACATCTTTGATGCCATCCATCAGAATGGCCAGCAGTTGACCGACCCCGACAGCATTGCCGCCTTCTTCAGCGGCTACGGCGTCAGCGAAGACGACGCGCGCCAGGCGCTGAATGCCTTCTCCGTGAAGTCCCGGGTCAATCAGGCCCATGCCCGCATGCGTGCCATGCGCCTGATGGGCGTCCCGGCGCTGGTCGTGGACGGCCGCTACCTGGTTACGCCCAGCAGTGCCGGCAGCCTGGACAACATGCCCCAGATAGCCGATGCCCTGGTAGAAAGGGTGCGTCAGGAACGAGAAGAATAA
- a CDS encoding endonuclease/exonuclease/phosphatase family protein codes for MSRLADAKTPPLDGGHLKLLTFNMQVGIQTSAYHHYLTRSWQHLLPHPKRMNRLSMVSEVLGRFDIVGLQEVDGGSFRSSHVNQVEYLATHGGFPHHYQQLNRNLGRFAQHSNGLLSRLAPTQIEEHRLPGTLPGRGAIHARYGDGPDALHLFVAHLALSHRGRVRQLDYLSEIIQPLRHVVVMGDLNCTPDQLHSHSRFCASLPLHPVRPLLSYPSWQPRRALDHILISDSLEARDVRVLDHLFSDHLPIAVDLALPAACRDILDDLLKHHTRFHPA; via the coding sequence ATGTCCCGGCTAGCCGACGCGAAGACACCGCCGCTCGATGGCGGTCATCTGAAACTCCTCACCTTCAACATGCAGGTGGGGATTCAGACGTCGGCTTATCATCACTACCTGACACGCAGCTGGCAGCATCTGCTGCCGCACCCCAAGCGCATGAACCGTCTCAGCATGGTCAGCGAGGTGCTGGGACGCTTCGACATCGTGGGGCTGCAGGAAGTCGACGGGGGAAGCTTTCGCTCCAGCCATGTCAATCAGGTCGAGTACCTGGCCACCCATGGCGGCTTTCCCCACCACTACCAACAGCTGAACCGCAACCTGGGGCGCTTCGCCCAGCATAGCAACGGGCTGCTGTCACGCCTCGCTCCCACGCAGATCGAAGAGCATCGCCTGCCCGGCACGCTGCCCGGCCGGGGCGCCATCCATGCCCGCTACGGGGATGGGCCGGATGCGCTTCACCTGTTCGTCGCCCACCTGGCCCTGAGCCATCGCGGCCGGGTTCGCCAGCTCGACTACCTCAGCGAGATCATCCAGCCGCTGCGCCATGTGGTGGTGATGGGCGATCTCAATTGCACCCCGGACCAGTTGCACAGCCACTCACGCTTCTGCGCTTCGCTGCCACTGCATCCCGTGCGTCCGCTGCTCAGCTACCCTTCCTGGCAGCCCCGCCGCGCCCTGGACCACATCCTGATCTCCGATTCGCTTGAGGCTCGCGACGTCCGCGTACTCGATCATCTCTTTTCAGACCACCTGCCGATCGCCGTCGACCTGGCGCTCCCCGCAGCGTGCCGGGACATACTCGACGACCTGCTCAAGCACCATACCCGCTTCCATCCGGCCTGA
- a CDS encoding TRAP transporter large permease — protein sequence MLDFMPLILFFTVCLVLMLGYPVALALAGTALMFAGLGILLQNMGVPVHFESRMLGAMPNRLYGIMTNSTLLAVPLFVLMGVLLEKSRIAETLLDAMALLFGTLRGGLGISVILVGMLMAASTGIVGATVVTMGLLSLPTMLKRGYSPSLATGTICATGTLGQIIPPSIALVLLGDVLSNAYQRAQLAMGVWSPKTVSVGDLFVGALIPGLLLVVAYIVYLTAVAWLKPETAPAADRQSLMDELGHRGSVWPLLIKGLIPPVLLIVAVLGSILGGFATPTEASAVGAMGAFLLALVNRRLNLPMLREVVRTTAQVTSMVFLILIGAALFSLVFRAYGGEELVTGLFEAMPGGVVGATLIVMLVIFLLGFILDFIEITFVVVPIVGPVLLMMGLDPIWLGIMIAVNLQTSFLTPPFGFALFYLRGVTPQSVPTSAIYRGVIPFILIQLGMLVALALFPGLATWLPSVL from the coding sequence CTGCTCGATTTCATGCCGCTGATTCTCTTCTTTACCGTCTGCCTGGTGCTGATGCTGGGCTACCCGGTGGCGCTGGCACTGGCCGGCACCGCCCTGATGTTTGCCGGCCTCGGCATCCTGCTGCAGAACATGGGGGTGCCGGTTCACTTCGAGTCGCGCATGCTGGGCGCCATGCCCAACCGGCTCTACGGCATCATGACCAACAGCACCCTGCTGGCGGTGCCACTGTTCGTGTTGATGGGCGTGCTGCTGGAGAAGTCGCGAATCGCCGAAACCCTGCTCGATGCCATGGCGCTTCTGTTCGGCACGCTGCGCGGGGGCCTGGGAATCTCGGTGATCCTGGTGGGCATGCTGATGGCCGCCTCCACCGGCATCGTTGGCGCCACCGTGGTGACCATGGGGCTGCTGTCGCTGCCCACCATGCTCAAGCGCGGCTATTCGCCCTCGCTTGCCACCGGCACCATCTGCGCCACCGGCACCCTGGGCCAGATCATTCCCCCCTCTATCGCCCTGGTGCTGCTGGGCGACGTGCTCTCCAACGCCTATCAGCGAGCCCAGCTGGCCATGGGGGTGTGGAGCCCCAAGACGGTGTCGGTGGGCGACCTGTTCGTCGGCGCGCTGATCCCCGGCCTGCTGCTGGTGGTGGCCTATATCGTCTACCTGACGGCGGTAGCCTGGCTGAAACCCGAAACCGCCCCCGCCGCCGACCGTCAGTCACTGATGGATGAGCTGGGCCATCGCGGCAGCGTCTGGCCGCTGCTGATCAAGGGCCTGATCCCCCCGGTGCTGCTGATCGTCGCGGTACTGGGGTCCATACTCGGCGGTTTCGCTACGCCAACCGAGGCCTCCGCGGTCGGCGCCATGGGCGCTTTCCTGCTGGCCCTGGTCAACCGTCGCCTCAACTTGCCGATGCTGCGCGAGGTGGTGCGCACCACCGCCCAGGTGACCAGCATGGTCTTCCTGATCCTGATCGGGGCGGCGCTGTTCTCACTGGTCTTCCGCGCCTATGGCGGCGAAGAGCTGGTCACCGGACTGTTCGAGGCGATGCCCGGCGGCGTGGTGGGGGCGACCCTGATCGTGATGCTGGTGATCTTCCTGCTGGGCTTCATTCTCGACTTTATCGAGATCACCTTCGTGGTGGTGCCGATCGTCGGGCCGGTGCTGCTGATGATGGGCCTCGACCCGATCTGGCTCGGCATCATGATCGCGGTGAACTTGCAGACCTCGTTTTTGACGCCGCCGTTCGGCTTCGCCCTGTTCTACCTGCGCGGGGTCACGCCCCAGTCGGTGCCGACCTCGGCGATCTACCGGGGCGTGATCCCCTTCATCCTGATCCAGCTGGGCATGCTGGTGGCACTGGCCCTGTTCCCGGGGCTGGCCACCTGGCTGCCTTCGGTGCTGTAG
- a CDS encoding HAD family hydrolase — MPTTTPFQALTFDLDDTLWDNHGVMVETETGHYAWLDEALEAWQRNRGQPPARRFAERFPLEAFLDQRRELAAAYPLRRGDFTWLREQALQRLLVAYGLDSDAARSWAAAAMERFMVLRHQVTPHSEVESLLSTLGQHYRLASITNGNVDIHRLPLGRHFPVAIAAGELLAPKPDARPFLAALARLGTTPARTLHVGDSWREDVEPAHRLGMQVAWISPHIDDMPLPAGIHRLNHVRELPELLRLVGGEQG; from the coding sequence ATGCCGACAACGACGCCATTCCAGGCCCTGACCTTCGACCTCGACGATACCCTGTGGGATAACCATGGCGTCATGGTCGAGACAGAGACCGGACACTATGCCTGGCTCGACGAGGCGCTGGAGGCGTGGCAGCGCAACCGCGGCCAGCCCCCGGCACGACGCTTCGCCGAGCGTTTTCCGCTGGAAGCCTTCCTGGACCAACGCCGTGAACTGGCCGCCGCCTACCCGCTGCGCCGCGGGGACTTCACCTGGCTGCGTGAACAGGCCCTGCAGAGGCTGCTGGTAGCGTATGGGCTGGACAGCGACGCCGCCCGGTCGTGGGCCGCAGCCGCCATGGAGCGTTTCATGGTGCTGCGCCATCAAGTCACGCCGCACTCGGAGGTGGAGTCGCTGCTGTCGACGCTCGGCCAGCACTACCGGCTCGCCAGCATCACCAACGGCAACGTGGACATACATCGACTGCCGCTGGGCCGCCACTTCCCGGTGGCCATCGCCGCCGGTGAGCTCCTCGCCCCCAAGCCCGATGCGCGCCCCTTCCTGGCTGCCTTGGCTCGGCTCGGCACGACGCCCGCCCGGACCCTCCACGTGGGCGACTCCTGGCGCGAGGACGTCGAACCGGCTCACCGCCTGGGCATGCAGGTCGCCTGGATTTCACCGCATATCGATGACATGCCCTTGCCTGCCGGCATCCACCGGCTGAATCACGTGCGGGAACTGCCCGAGCTGCTGCGGCTGGTCGGGGGGGAGCAAGGCTGA